The genomic stretch TCGCTTTTTCCGACATCCTCTACCCGCATTTTCAACAGTCTTCCTCACGGTCGACCTGCCTTGCCATACAGGCCAATGGCGAAAATACGGGCTTACCGAGTTCCATAACCGTCACAAGGATGGGTTAGGCCCTGCCTATTCACCGATGACTCAATGTCAGCGTGCCCCCAGATGTAAAAGGGACAACCAGTCATGCACCATTTTGGTCAAAGCCTATCAGCAACTTTGGCTCCATGCGGTTGACGGTGTTTATCAGCAGTTCACTTACGTTGGCCATACCAACCAGCCTAGCGTCTCACCCGCGTGTTGCTCGCAGGGTCTGCATGGTGCCTCGCGGCGACCACACACCACAGAATCATGGGACTACATTGTCAGGAAGCTTCGCACCCCGCCGTTACCAGCGACGCACTATCCCTAGGCTACTTTTGGCTGAACAAAAGGTCTCGCGCCCCTCTACCTTGCGGTTTCCGGGTGAGACAATGACAGCTATGGCTTGCGCCCTATAGATAGGAGCAGGCCAGCTCTTTGGACACGATTTCCCATACCTCCCTCGCAGTGATTCAAAATCTGCAAGCTCAGTACGCATATCGTTCTGATGATTTCCAGAGAGAAAATCACGATATATAGGCGACATTACGCCGAATTCTAAGCACCTTGTGAGTGCCGGAAATCCGGGTTTTGACGCCCGGACTTCGGGTTTTTTAAGCTGTTTCTGCGGGAAAGTGATCACCGGTTCAACCGGTGATCACCTAAGATGTAGCCCGCTAGGTGCTTCTACCTATAGCGACTCTCGTCGCACTACATCATGCCGCCCATGCCACCCATACCGCCCATATCAGGCATGCCAGCAGCTGGCTTGTCTTCCGGCAGGTCGGCAACCATGGCTTCGGTGGTGATCATCAGACCGCCGATCGAAGCAGCAGCTTGCAGCGCCGAGCGAGTAACCTTGGCTGGGTCCAGGATGCCCATCTCGATCATGTCGCCGTATTCACCGGTAGCAGCGTTGTAGCCGTAGTTGCCCGAACCTTGCTTGACCTTGTCAGCAACCACGCTTGGCTCATCACCGGCGTTGGCTGTGATCTGGCGCAGCGGGGATTCAACAGCGCGACGCAGCAGCGCGATACCGACGTTCTGGTCTTCGTTGTCGCCTTTCAGGTCGACGATGGCTGCCAGGGCGCGAACCAGGGCAACACCACCGCCAGGCACCACGCCTTCTTCAACGGCTGCACGGGTAGCGTGCAGGGCGTCTTCAACGCGGGCTTTCTTCTCTTTCATTTCAACTTCAGTGCCAGCACCCACCTTGATCACGGCAACACCGCCAGCCAGCTTGGCCAGACGCTCTTGCAGCTTCTCACGGTCGTAGTCCGAGGAAGTTTCTTCGATCTGGGCACGGATCTGCTTGACGCGTGCTTCGATCTCGGTGTCAGCACCAGCACCGTCGATGATGGTGGTGTTTTCCTTGGACAGGATGACGCGCTTGGCGTTACCCAGGTGCTCCAGGGTAGCGGTTTCCAGGGACAGGCCGATTTCTTCGGAGATGACCTGGCCGCCAGTCAGGACGGCGATGTCCTGCAGCATGGCCTTGCGGCGATCGCCGAAGCCCGGAGCCTTGACTGCAGCAACCTTGACGATGCCGCGCATGTTGTTGACTACCAGGGTAGCCAGCGCTTCACCTTCAACGTCCTCGGCAACGATCAGCAGTGGGCGGCCGGCCTTGGCAACGGCTTCCAGAACTGGCAGCAGCTCACGGATGTTGGAGATTTTCTTGTCGACCAGCAGCAGCAGCGGGCTTTCCAGCTCGGCAACCATGGTGTCCGGCTTGTTGACGAAGTACGGCGACAGGTAGCCACGGTCGAACTGCATGCCTTCTACGACGGACAGTTCGTTTTCCAGGCCCGAGCCTTCTTCAACGGTGATCACGCCTTCTTTACCGACTTTTTCCATGGCTTCGGCGATGATTTCACCGATGGAGTTGTCGGAGTTGGCAGAGATGGTACCAACCTGGGCGATGGCCTTGGAGTCGGCGCATGGCTTGGACAGGTTCTTCAGCTCGGCAACAACGGCAGCAGTGGCCTTGTCGATACCGCGCTTCAGGTCCATCGGGTTCATGCCGGCAGCGACGGCTTTCAGGCCTTCGTTGACGATGGCCTGAGCCAGAACGGTAGCGGTGGTGGTGCCGTCACCGGCAGCGTCGTTGGCCTTGGAAGCAACTTCCTTGACCAGCTGGGCGCCCATGTTTTCGAAAGCGTCTTTCAGCTCGATTTCTTTGGCGACGGAAACGCCGTCCTTGGTGATGGTCGGCGCGCCGAAGCTCTTGGCCAGTACCACGTTACGGCCTTTCGGGCCGAGGGTCGCTTTTACCGCGTCAGCCAGAACGTTGACACCAACCAGCATTTTCTTACGAGCGGAATCACCAAATTTTACGTCTTTAGCAGCCATGATCGTTTAATCCTTGAAAAACTTTGGAGTAACGGGAAGTCGGGGGGAAATCAGCCTTCGACAACGGCGAGGATTTCGTTCTCGGCCATGACCAGCAGGTCTTCGCCATCGACTTTCACGGTGTTGCTGCCCGAGTACGGGCCGAAAACCACTTTGTCACCCACTTTCACGGCCAGCGCGCGAACTTCGCCGTTGTCCAGAACGCGACCGGTGCCGACGGCTACAACTTCGCCGCGGTTTGGTTTTTCAGCGGCCGAACCCGGCAGGACGATACCGCCAGCGGTTTTCGATTCTTCTTCGCTGCGACGGATGACTACGCGGTCATGCAGAGGACGAAGTTTCATTGTCGATCTCTCCCAAATTGTGGTTTTCATCGGCCGGTTCGACACCGGCGGTTTTGATGCTGTCCGGCGTTGCCGGGGGTGGCCCGCTGTGAGCGAACCACCTGTGTAATGTCTGGTGTTGCCACCAGAAACCTTGCGGTGACCACATACATGAGGCCGCCACATCCAATTACAAGGCTCGAGATAGAAAAATTTTCATCAGGCCAAAAAAAACCGGGGCCGCTTGTGCGGCCCCGGTCCTTTTTACTTGTCGCGGCGCTCGTACTCGCCTTCGATCACGTTCGGGCGGTGGCCGCCATCACGCGGCTGCGCCTGGAAGGGGTCGTCCTGGAATGCACGCTGGCGCATGGCCTGGGCCTCGGCACGCTCGCGCATCTTGCGCGCAGCCAGGCGACGGGTGAACGGCAGCAGGCACAGCACACCCAACACGTCGCTGATGAAGCCTGGCAGCAGCAACAGGCCACCACCCACGGCCAGCATCATGCCCTGGAACATGTCCTCGGCGGGCAATTCACCGCGCTGCAGGCTTTCACGGGCGCGCAATGCAGTCGCCAGGCCGGCCACCCGCATGACCAGTACGCCCAAGGCGGAGCCGGCGATGATCAGCAGCAACGCCGGAAAGAAACCGATTGCCGCGCTGACCTTCACGAAGACGAACAGCTCCAGCACAGGAAAAATCAGAAACAGCAGTAGAAAAGCACGCATCAAGGGTTCCTCGACGGAAGATAACCTTCCAATAAGACCTCAGATGGATGCCTGCGCTCCGGATTTCAACCCTCGGTTTGCATCACAACCGGCCATTTGTCAGCGCGAGCCAGCAAAACCAAGGCCTCGCGGACTTGTGTCGGCGTGTTGCAAGTAGTGGGGAAAGGCAACCAGTGCACGGCCTGGCCGATGCGCAGGTGCATGCCTTCGCTGTCTACCCCGACCAACTGCGCCGGTACGTGCCGTGGCAACCCGGTCAATTCGACGTAGTGGGCAATGGCACTGGCGTGATCGCTGTTCATGTGTTCGATCATGCTCCCCTCGGCCTTGCCGGCGAACGGGTTGGCCAAGGTCACATGGTCCAGCCAGTGGATCGCACCGAAGCCGCCGATGTAGCGGTGGCGCACCGGTTGCAGCACCCAGAAATCGAAGTCGTGGGCCTTGTGGTAGTTGGCCGCGTCCGGGAAATAGCGGTAATAGCGTTCGGCGGCGGCCTCGATGACGGCCTCGTCGACCAGCTTGTGCGCTTCGGCCATCACCGTCAGGCGCCCTACCGCCTGCACATCCTCAGCCTCGCGCTCACCCACCAACAGCGAACACTTGGGGTCCTTCAGCAGGTTGTGGGTGTGCTGGGCAATGCGGCTGATCAGGATCAGCGGGTTGCCCTGGGCGTCCAGGCAGTACGGCACGACCGAACCAAAGGGGTAGCCAGGCATCGACCTGGAATGGGTCGAAAGCACGCCTCGATATTCCTTGAGCAGCAGTTCCCGGGCGGGGCGGATGGCGTTGGTACTCACTTGAAGGCAGCTCCTGGCGGACGGGTTGGGGACAAGATAAGCATTATCAGCTGCCTGTGCCACTGACCTGCATCCTGATGCCTTACCAGGTAACGCCAAAGCCCGCGGTATAGCGTGTCTTGTCCAGGTCACTTTCACGCGTGCCGGTGATGATATCCTTCTCCGCCTTGAGGTTGAGCGAGGCCCACTCGGTGACCTTGTAGCGCAGGCCAACCTCGGCATCCAGCGAGTAGTCGGCCACGCCACCCAGCGGCTTGGCGAACTCGCCGTTGGTGAACAGCTGCACGTTCTTGCCGATCAGGTATCGGGTGTAATCCCACTTCACGGCCGCAGAATAGAAATTATCCTTGCCGCCGTCCTGATACTCGAAGTCAGTACGGTTGATCAGTGAGCCCAGCGAGAACGCGCCCAGTTCATCGTCCCAGAACTGGTAACCCGGGCCGGTACCCACGGTGCGCTGGCGGGCCAGGTCTTCGATGTGATCGCGCTTGTATTCCGCACGCCCCTGCCAGAACCACTTCTCGGTCATGAAGCGGTCCAGAGCGTACTCGGCGCTCCAGTTGTCGGTGGTGGTAACGTCGTCCTTGGTCTCGCGGTTGTACTCACCCTCGGCGTTGTGCCGCCAGCGGCCATGGCGGGCAGTGGTCTTGAAGCCCACGTCGTAATCGTCGGTGTCGTTCTCGGCGCGCTTGTAGTCCAGCGCCACGTCGACATTGCCTTTCCACACGAAATCCTCGACCAACGGCTTGGGCTTCATGATCTGCTCGATGCTGGCCAGCTCCACCGTCTTCGGTGAATCGCCATTGGCCAAGGTCACCTTGCCTGGCTCGGCGGCCTTGAGCGACTTGGCTTTCTCTCCGCTGTAGGCGTCCTGCTTGACCAGCATCTCCTGATCGCTTTCCAGCGTCTGGACCTGTTTCCAGTCCAGGGCGATTGACCCGCCATAAGGGGTTTCCAGCAGCAGCTTGCCGCCGTCGAAGACCTTGATCTTGCCACTCAGCCGGTCACCGTTCTTCATCCACACAGTGTCGGCGAACACCGGAGAGGCGCACAGGGAAACAGCAAGAAGGCACAACAAGGATCTAGAATTCATAAACAGGCTTTGTTTGCGGACTAAGGTTCGATTTGACGAAAAAGCCGGGCATTATCCAGATACCCACGACCAGAGCAAGGACAGACCGGGAGCATGCCGTTGAGTTCAACTCTCATTTGCCGGACCACCGGTCCGGTTTCATCTGCAGCCCAAGGCGGGCGAGATGTCTGATGGATATGAGCACGCCCTTGATTCGGCCGAGGGCCGACGAACGGCGCTGTATTCCGTACTTGGCCAAGTGCCACCTGGCAAGGTGGTGAGCTATGGCCAACTGGCCGAGCTGGCTGGGCTTGGCCGTGCGGCGCGCTGGGTTGGGCGCACTCTGGGGCAGTTGCCTGCAGACACTCGTCTGCCTTGGCATCGGGTGCTCGGCGCGGGTGGCCGGCTGAGCCTGGCGCTGGGTACCCCGTCAGGCGATGAGCAAAGGGCGCGGTTACGCGGGGAAGGTGTGAATGTAAGCAACAATCGTGTGGATATGACGCGCCATGGCTGGCGCCCAATGGAGCACAGCGGTTAGAGTGCGCGCTTTGTTTTCGAAAACTTGAGGCAGATGTTGGCCCATGCCCCGTAAAACCTGGCGCGCTGCGCTTGCTGCCTATGCCAGCCCGTCAACCTTGGTACTTTTGCTACTCGGTTTCGCCGCCGGCCTGCCGTACATGCTGGTGTTCTCGACCCTGTCGGTATGGTTGCGCGAAGCCGGCGTTGCCCGTGAAACCATCGGTTATGCCAGCCTGATTGGCTTGGCCTACGCCTTCAAGTGGGTCTGGTCACCGCTGCTCGACCAATGGCGCCTGCCGTTGCTTGGCGGCCTCGGGCGCCGGCGCTCGTGGCTGCTGTTGTCGCAAGCGCTGGTGGTGATCGGGCTGGTCGGCATGAGCCTGTGCGACCCGCAACAACACCTCTCCTGGCTGATTGCCATGGCCGTACTGGTGGCCTTCGCCTCGGCTACCCAGGACATCGCTGTCGACGCCTACCGCCTGGAAATCGCTGACGACCAGCGCCAGGCCGCGCTCGCTGCCAGCTACATGGCCGGCTACCGGGTGGCTGCCTTGCTTGCCACGGCCGGTGCCCTGTTCTTCGCCGAGTGGTTCGGCTCTACCGGCTTCAGCTACCTGCACAAGGCGTGGGCCGGCACGTACGTGATGTTCGGGGTGATGATGCTGCCCGCCCTGTTCACCACCTTGGTCATGCGCGAACCGCCAGTGCCCATGCGCACCCAGTTGTCGGCAGCGCGCTACGGGCTGGTGCACCAGATGGCCTCGGTGTTCGTGCTGATCATCCTGCTGGTCTCGGTACCGGCCAGCTTCACCCAGATGTTCAACACCGGCTGGTCCAGCGTGATCTCCGGTGATGCCACGCCGCTCGACCTGCTGCTGGAAGACCGCGCCTTCCTGCGCCTGATCCTGTACGTGCTGCTGTCCTGGGCCTGCCTGTCGAGCCTCGGTCGTCGCGGCCTGGCCCCCGTGCTGACCCCGATCAACGACTTCATCACCCGCTACCGCTGGCAGGCTCTGCTGCTGCTAGGCCTGATCGCCACCTATCGCATGTCGGACACGGTGATGGGGGTGATGGCCAACGTGTTCTATATCGACATGGGCTTCACCAAGGACCAGATTGCCAGCGTCAGCAAGATCTTCGGTCTGATCATGACCCTGGTCGGCGCCGGAGTTGGGGGCCTGCTGATCGTACGTTTCGGCATCATGCCCATCCTGTTCATCGGCGGCGTAGCCTCTGCCGGCACCAACATCCTGTTCCTGATGCTGGCTGACATGGGTCCGAACCTGGAAATGCTGGTGGTGACCATCTCACTGGACAACTTCAGCTCCGGCATGGCTACTTCGGCCTTTGTGGCCTACCTGTCAAGCCTGACCAATCTGAAGTTCTCGGCGACCCAGTACGCACTGCTCAGTTCGATCATGCTGCTGTTGCCGCGGCTGATCGGCGGGTATTCGGGCGTTATTGTGGAGAAGTTCGGCTACCACGACTTCTTCCTGATCACTGCTTTGCTGGGTGTGCCTACGCTGATCCTGATCGCCCTGCAGTGGCATCAGGAAGCCGGGCGGGGAACCCCGGTGGCGGAGGAACACTCCGCAGCTGAGCGGCCCTGAAGGTTTGTGTTGCCTGTGCAGGCCTCTTCGCGGGTGAACCCGCTCCTACACCGGGCCGCGTCGCCTTGTAGGAACGGGTTCACCCGCGAAGAGGCCGGGCCGCGTTGCCTTGTAAGAGCGGGTTTACCCGCGCAGAGGCCGGGCCGCGTCGCCTTGTAGGAACGGGTTTACCCGCGAAGAGGCCGGGCCGCGTTGCCTTGTAGGAGCGGGTTTACCCGCGAAGAGGCCGGCACAGGCAATACCGATTATCGAGCTACAGCCCCTTCCCCGGGCCGCCCACCCACCACAAACCACAGCGGCCACAGCGCCAACGCCCCTGCTACGCCCGCCGCCAGGGCAAAATGCAGCAAGCTGGCACCAGCGCCAATCATCGCCAGCAGCGCCCCGCCGAGCCCAAGCAAGGCAATGGTGATCATCCCCAGCATGGCCGAAACCAGCCCCTTGCTCTGTTCACTGGAGAACAGCGTCATGCGGTACAGCACCGCATTGGCCACGCCTAACCCCAGCGCGTACAGCGACATGCCGGCCACCACACTGGTCACGCTGGGCCAGTACCAGGTCGCCAGCACCATCAGGCACAGGCCGGCCAGGTATGGCCAGAGCGCACCACGCACCAAGGCTGGCAGCGGGTAGCGATCAGCAATACGGTTGATGATCAGGTTACCGAGGATCAACCCGCCAAACACAGGCAACTGCCACAACGCATACTCCAGGGTACTCAACCCCTCATCATGAATCAGCAGCACCGGCGACAGACCGATCCAGCCAATCAGCGGTAAACCGACCAACCCAAGGGCGGCGCTCCCTGCAACGAAGCGGCGGTTGGCCAGCAACTGGCCATAGCCCGCCAACAGTGGCAGCAGGTGAATCGGCGTGAACGCCAGCCGCGAGCCGTCACGGCGTTCCACACCCAGGGTTTCCGGCATCAGGCGATACAACAGCAGCCAGGCCTGCACTGCGCCGATGGCGAACGCCACGAACAGCCAGCGCCAGTCCAGCCATTGCAGCAGCAAGGTGCCCACCAGCGGCCCGAGCAGGGGCGACAGCAAGGCGATGTTGGCCAGCAGGGCCATCATGCGTACGGCATCAGCCTCGCTGAAAGCCTCGTTCAGGGCCGGGTAGCTGACAGTGACCACAAAACCCAGGCCAATGCCCTGCAACAGGCGCAACAGGTTGAACAGGCCGATGTCCTGGACCCAGAAAGTCGCCAGGCACGCCAAGCCAAAGAACGCGCAGCCGACCAGCAGCAGCGGGCGCCGTCCATAGCGGTCGGCCAGCGGGCCGATCAGCCATTGCAGTACCACGCCCCCCAGCAGGTAAAGGTTGAGGGCATGGGGAATGTACTCAGGGCTGGCGTCGAGGTCGCCGACCACAATCGGCATGGCCGGCATGACCGCGTCGCTGGCCAGGTAGGTCAGTAGCTCGAACAGGGCCAGCGTCAGGCCGAACAGCAAGGCGCGCAGAGGGGTGATATACAGCAGTGGTTTCATGATGGCGTATCGGGTGTGGCAGGCGGGGTCAGGCTATATGCCAGAAATGGTCGGAAATTGCTGTGAACAAGTGTAATCAGGGCAGGAAAAAAGTCGGGGCCGCTTTGCGGCCCCGGCTTTGACGCGGTCTTACTGCGTTGCAGTCTCCTGCACCACGCGAATAACCCGCTGCGGAAACGGAATGTCGATCCCTTCGGCCTTCAACCGGTCACGCGCATACTCGTTGAGCATGAACATCACGTCCCAGTAATCGGAGGTCTTGGTCCACAAGCGCAGCGATACGGTGATCGAGCTGTCGCCCAGCGTCGACACGACCGCCTGCGGTGCCGGGTCTTGCAGAACACGTGGGTCCTTTGCCAGCTCCAGCAACACATTGCGGGCAGTCTGCAGGTCGGCCTCGTAGTCAACGCCCACATCGAACACCACCTTGCGCGTCGGCTGGCGATTGGTGTTGGTAATGATGCCGTTGGACAGGCTGCCATTGGGCATGATGACTGTCTTGTTGTCAGCGGTGCGGAGCACGGTGTGGAAGATCTGGATACTGTCGACGGTGCCGGCAACGCCCTGCGCCTCGATCCAGTCACCGATACGGAACGGGCGGAACATCAGAATCAGCACACCACCGGCGAAGTTCGCCAGGCTGCCCTGCAAGGCCAGGCCGATGGCCAGGCCTGCGGCACCGATGGCTGCGACGAACGAGGTGGTCTCGATGCCGATCATCGAGGCCACGCTGACCAATAGCAGCACCTTCAGCACGATGTTCGCCAGAGAGCTGATGAAGCCCTGCAGCGCCAGGTCGGCGTTGCGCAGGCCAACCAGCTTGCCGAGGCGGGCGCTGACCTTGTTGATGATCCACCAGCCAACCGCCAGGGTCAGCAGTGCCAGCAGCACACGGCTGCCGTATTCCATGATCAAAGGGATCCACGTCTGGGATTGGCGGACGAGCTGATCGACCTCAGCGTTCAAATCCATATTCATCTCCTGATGCCGAGCGGCAAGTACACGGTAGAACAGGCCGCGCGTGTTATTACGCAACCCCGGCCCCCATGGACATCATTTGGCCATCGGGGTTCCGGGCGACCCCACATCAGTCGCGGAAGTTGTTGAACTGCAGCGGCATGTCGAATTCCTTGGTGCGCAGCAGGGCAATGGCTTCCTGCAGGTCGTCACGCTTCTTGCCGGTTACCCGTACCTGCTCACCCTGGATGGCGGCCTGTACTTTCAACTTGCCATCCTTGATGGTGGCAACGATCTTTTTCGCCAGGTCCTTGTCGATGCCTTCGCGGAACTTGGCTTCCTGTTTCTTTTCCTTGCCGGAGGCGTACGGGTCCTTGGTTTCCAGGCACTTCACGTCGATCTTGCGCTTGACCAGCGCCAGGCGCAGGATCTCCAGCATCGCCTCGAGCTGGAACTCTTCCTCGGCGGTGAGCATCACGGTCTGCTCTTTGTCCTTGAACTCGAAGGTGCCTTTGCCCTTGAGGTCGTAGCGGCGGTCCAGTTCCTTGATGGCGTTGTCGACCGCGTTCTGCACTTCGTGCTTGTCCAGTTCCGATACCACGTCGAACGAAGGCATGGTTGTTCTCCCAAAATAAAAGCGCGCTCAGGCTGAAGATGGAGCGCGCTGGGTTTGAAGGTTAAAATGCGGGCTCATTATAACGGGTTGCGAAACGCATATGAGCAGCACCTGGCATATTCTCGGCGCCGGTAGCCTGGGCAGTCTGTGGGCCTGCCGCCTGGCACGCGCAGGCAAGGCTGTGCGCCTGATCCTGCGTGACGGGCAACGGTTGCAGGCTTATCAGCAGGCTGGCGGCCTGACCTTGGTCGAGCAAGAGCAAACACGGCACTACGCCATACCTGCCGAAACCGCCCAGGCGCAAGGCCCGATCCACCGCCTGCTGGTGGCCTGCAAAGCCTATGACGCAGCCCCGGCGATTGCCGGTGTAGCGCCGCGGCTGGCCGAGAGCGCGGAAGTGCTGCTGTTGCAGAATGGCCTGGGCAGCCAGGATGAAGTCGCCGACGTTGTGCCGCACGCTCGCTGCATCTTCGTCTCCAGCACCGAAGGCGCCTTCCGCGAGGGGGACTGGCAGGTGCGTTTTGCCGGCCATGGCTTCAACTGGCTGGGCGACCCACGTAACCCCATGATCCCCGCCTGGTTCGATGACCTGCACGAAGCCGGTATCCCTGCTGAATGGACAGTGGACATACTCACCCGCCTGTGGCGCAAGCTGGCGCTCAATTGCGCCATCAACCCGCTGACCGTGCTTCACGATTGCCAGAATGGCGGGCTGCTGGGGCACCTGGGTGAAGTTCAGGCCCTGTGCGTCGAGCTGGCCCGGCTGCTGCACCGTTGCGGCCAGCCGCAAGCAGCCGAGGGGCTGGACGAAGAAGTGCAGCGGGTAATCCTCGCCACCGCAGGCAACTATTCTTCCATGTACCAGGACGTGCATGCAGGACGGCGCACCGAGTTGCACTACCTGCTCGGCCATGCTTGCCGCGCGGCCACACGTCATGGCCTGCAGCTGCCGCAGCTGGAACACCTGCTGCAGCGCTTGGTCGAAAACCTGCGCGTGCGTGGTTTGCCCTGCGACTGACGCGGCCCTTCAACCGGATACGGACATTGCCTTGCCCATGACCTTGCGCCAACGCCTGGAAAACCTCCCGGTCGGGCAGAAGCTACTGGCGGCCCTGCTGGTACTGCTGGTGACCATCTTGCTGGTGGCCAACCTCACCTTCATCAGCGCCGCCTACTGGATTACCCAGGAAAGCATGGCGCCGCAGGCGTTGCAGACCATCGGCCGGCTGGTGGCCAATCCACAGCTTGCAGCCCGCGCCGGCGACACCCCGGACACCGCCCGTGCCCTGCTCAAGGAACTGGACAATTACACACCGCTGCGTGCCGCCGCCGTCTACGGTGGCGATGGGCAGATGCTGGCGCAGTTGCAGCATGGTGAGCCGCTGGCCCTGCCCAAGCGTTTTCGAAACATCGACGGCTGGCGCCTGATGGAGTTTCGCAGCACTCAGTTGATCCGCATCCCCCGCGATGCCAACCCACCGGCACACTTGCTGCTGGTAGCCAGCAGCGAACTGCCCATGGCCTTCTACACCGGCACACTCAGCGCCAGCCTGGGTATCCTGGTATTCAGTGTCCTGCTATGGATCGTCATCGCCCGGCAGATCAAGCGCCTGATCACACAACCGATCAACCAGCTTGAGGAACTCAGCCGCCAGGTTACCCGTGAAGAGAGCTACGCCTTGCGCGCCCAGCGCGGCAACGACGATGAAATCGGCAGCCTGGCCGAGGCCTTCAACACCATGCTGTCGCGCATCGAGGCCCGCGAGCAGCAGCTCAAGAGCGCCCGCGATGAATTCCAGAGCGCCTACGACCAGGCTCAGGGCCTTGCTGAGGAAACCCGCCACACCAACCGCAAGCTGGAACTGGAAGTGCAGGTACGCAGCAAGATCGAGAAAAAACTCACCGGTTTCCAGAACTACCTCAACAGCATCATCGACTCGATGCCCTCGGCGCTGATTGCCCTCGACGAACAGCTTTACGTGACCCAATGGAACCACGAAGCCACGGTGCTTTCCGGCACGCCACTGGACGAGGCACTTAACCAGCCCGTGTTCATTGCTTTCGAACCGCTGAAGCCGTTCCTCCCGCAGCTGAAGGAGACCGTGGAAAAACATCGAGTGGCGAAGATCGAGCGGGTAACCTGGCCCAAGGGCGACGACCTACGCCACTACGCCCTGACCTTCTACCCACTGACCGGCGGCGGTGGGCGCGGCGTGGTCATTCGTATCGACGACATCACCCAGCGTCTGTCATTGGAAGAGATGATGGTGCAGTCGGAAAAAATGCTCTCGGTCGGTGGCCTGGCTGCCGGCATGGCGCATGAAATCAACAACCCGCTGGGCGCTATCCTGCACAACGTGCAGAACATTCGCCGGCGCCTGTCGTCCGACCTGCCGCGCAACCAGGAACAGGCCGAAGAGCTGGGCATCGACCTGGCCACGATCAACCGCTATCTGGACAGCCGCGAGGTGCCGCAACTGCTCGACGGCATTCAGCAGGCCGGAGCCCGGGCGGCGAAGATCGTCACCCACATGCTCAGCTTCAGCCGCCGCAGCGACCGCCAACTGGTGCCATGTGAGCTGCCGGCACTGATCGATCAGGCCCTTGAAATTGCCGGCAATGACTTCGACCTGGCCATCGGCTTCGACTTCAAGGGTCAAGCCATCGTGCGCCAGTTCGACCCCAACCTGGGGCCGGTGCCCT from Pseudomonas putida encodes the following:
- the groL gene encoding chaperonin GroEL, encoding MAAKDVKFGDSARKKMLVGVNVLADAVKATLGPKGRNVVLAKSFGAPTITKDGVSVAKEIELKDAFENMGAQLVKEVASKANDAAGDGTTTATVLAQAIVNEGLKAVAAGMNPMDLKRGIDKATAAVVAELKNLSKPCADSKAIAQVGTISANSDNSIGEIIAEAMEKVGKEGVITVEEGSGLENELSVVEGMQFDRGYLSPYFVNKPDTMVAELESPLLLLVDKKISNIRELLPVLEAVAKAGRPLLIVAEDVEGEALATLVVNNMRGIVKVAAVKAPGFGDRRKAMLQDIAVLTGGQVISEEIGLSLETATLEHLGNAKRVILSKENTTIIDGAGADTEIEARVKQIRAQIEETSSDYDREKLQERLAKLAGGVAVIKVGAGTEVEMKEKKARVEDALHATRAAVEEGVVPGGGVALVRALAAIVDLKGDNEDQNVGIALLRRAVESPLRQITANAGDEPSVVADKVKQGSGNYGYNAATGEYGDMIEMGILDPAKVTRSALQAAASIGGLMITTEAMVADLPEDKPAAGMPDMGGMGGMGGMM
- a CDS encoding DUF481 domain-containing protein, coding for MNSRSLLCLLAVSLCASPVFADTVWMKNGDRLSGKIKVFDGGKLLLETPYGGSIALDWKQVQTLESDQEMLVKQDAYSGEKAKSLKAAEPGKVTLANGDSPKTVELASIEQIMKPKPLVEDFVWKGNVDVALDYKRAENDTDDYDVGFKTTARHGRWRHNAEGEYNRETKDDVTTTDNWSAEYALDRFMTEKWFWQGRAEYKRDHIEDLARQRTVGTGPGYQFWDDELGAFSLGSLINRTDFEYQDGGKDNFYSAAVKWDYTRYLIGKNVQLFTNGEFAKPLGGVADYSLDAEVGLRYKVTEWASLNLKAEKDIITGTRESDLDKTRYTAGFGVTW
- a CDS encoding AmpG family muropeptide MFS transporter gives rise to the protein MPRKTWRAALAAYASPSTLVLLLLGFAAGLPYMLVFSTLSVWLREAGVARETIGYASLIGLAYAFKWVWSPLLDQWRLPLLGGLGRRRSWLLLSQALVVIGLVGMSLCDPQQHLSWLIAMAVLVAFASATQDIAVDAYRLEIADDQRQAALAASYMAGYRVAALLATAGALFFAEWFGSTGFSYLHKAWAGTYVMFGVMMLPALFTTLVMREPPVPMRTQLSAARYGLVHQMASVFVLIILLVSVPASFTQMFNTGWSSVISGDATPLDLLLEDRAFLRLILYVLLSWACLSSLGRRGLAPVLTPINDFITRYRWQALLLLGLIATYRMSDTVMGVMANVFYIDMGFTKDQIASVSKIFGLIMTLVGAGVGGLLIVRFGIMPILFIGGVASAGTNILFLMLADMGPNLEMLVVTISLDNFSSGMATSAFVAYLSSLTNLKFSATQYALLSSIMLLLPRLIGGYSGVIVEKFGYHDFFLITALLGVPTLILIALQWHQEAGRGTPVAEEHSAAERP
- a CDS encoding co-chaperone GroES, coding for MKLRPLHDRVVIRRSEEESKTAGGIVLPGSAAEKPNRGEVVAVGTGRVLDNGEVRALAVKVGDKVVFGPYSGSNTVKVDGEDLLVMAENEILAVVEG
- a CDS encoding DNA base-flipping protein YbaZ, with amino-acid sequence MSDGYEHALDSAEGRRTALYSVLGQVPPGKVVSYGQLAELAGLGRAARWVGRTLGQLPADTRLPWHRVLGAGGRLSLALGTPSGDEQRARLRGEGVNVSNNRVDMTRHGWRPMEHSG
- a CDS encoding DUF2470 domain-containing protein; the protein is MSTNAIRPARELLLKEYRGVLSTHSRSMPGYPFGSVVPYCLDAQGNPLILISRIAQHTHNLLKDPKCSLLVGEREAEDVQAVGRLTVMAEAHKLVDEAVIEAAAERYYRYFPDAANYHKAHDFDFWVLQPVRHRYIGGFGAIHWLDHVTLANPFAGKAEGSMIEHMNSDHASAIAHYVELTGLPRHVPAQLVGVDSEGMHLRIGQAVHWLPFPTTCNTPTQVREALVLLARADKWPVVMQTEG
- a CDS encoding MFS transporter, which produces MKPLLYITPLRALLFGLTLALFELLTYLASDAVMPAMPIVVGDLDASPEYIPHALNLYLLGGVVLQWLIGPLADRYGRRPLLLVGCAFFGLACLATFWVQDIGLFNLLRLLQGIGLGFVVTVSYPALNEAFSEADAVRMMALLANIALLSPLLGPLVGTLLLQWLDWRWLFVAFAIGAVQAWLLLYRLMPETLGVERRDGSRLAFTPIHLLPLLAGYGQLLANRRFVAGSAALGLVGLPLIGWIGLSPVLLIHDEGLSTLEYALWQLPVFGGLILGNLIINRIADRYPLPALVRGALWPYLAGLCLMVLATWYWPSVTSVVAGMSLYALGLGVANAVLYRMTLFSSEQSKGLVSAMLGMITIALLGLGGALLAMIGAGASLLHFALAAGVAGALALWPLWFVVGGRPGEGAVAR
- the fxsA gene encoding membrane protein FxsA, whose product is MRAFLLLFLIFPVLELFVFVKVSAAIGFFPALLLIIAGSALGVLVMRVAGLATALRARESLQRGELPAEDMFQGMMLAVGGGLLLLPGFISDVLGVLCLLPFTRRLAARKMRERAEAQAMRQRAFQDDPFQAQPRDGGHRPNVIEGEYERRDK